One part of the Arabidopsis thaliana chromosome 4, partial sequence genome encodes these proteins:
- a CDS encoding Tetratricopeptide repeat (TPR)-like superfamily protein (Tetratricopeptide repeat (TPR)-like superfamily protein; FUNCTIONS IN: binding; INVOLVED IN: biological_process unknown; CONTAINS InterPro DOMAIN/s: Tetratricopeptide-like helical (InterPro:IPR011990), Tetratricopeptide repeat-containing (InterPro:IPR013026), Tetratricopeptide repeat (InterPro:IPR019734); BEST Arabidopsis thaliana protein match is: Protein prenylyltransferase superfamily protein (TAIR:AT3G18420.1); Has 30201 Blast hits to 17322 proteins in 780 species: Archae - 12; Bacteria - 1396; Metazoa - 17338; Fungi - 3422; Plants - 5037; Viruses - 0; Other Eukaryotes - 2996 (source: NCBI BLink).), which produces MCSIGVTALCSPAKFHHRREQSLIFTPTHLRNPNGFQFRWRKSRPFAPRLAQPDNFAPPLPLIRSSTSLLSSKDFVQMLARKAAILLVGSFVFLGFCSSKPALALPTATVVSQAELEDEKMFEKLLENEPENMEAMKAVVYKKMRRGKNEDAVKYVEKLMKLEPHEVEWKLLEALCYETMGELSKAKRLYKDILKEQPLLIRALHGLAMVMHKTHDTSVFDMLIEAMEVARQGNRVTEERNIQVLIGQMHIVEGQFEEGLKIFQQMVNDNPRDFRPYLCQGIVYSLMDKKEEAAQQFEIYWSLVPGEFPQKGFLDDVALAAQAKSRERLQNTFKAKFTQGR; this is translated from the exons ATGTGTTCAATCGGAGTAACTGCTCTCTGTTCTCCGGCTAAATTTCATCATCGCCGGGAACAATCACTGATTTTTACTCCGACCCATTTGCGTAATCCAAATGGGTTCCAATTTCGGTGGAGAAAGTCCCGACCTTTCGCTCCCAGACTCGCCCAACCCGACAATTTCGCTCCGCCGCTCCCTCTCATACGCTCTTCGAcgtctcttctttcttccaagGATTTCGTTCAGATGCTGGCGAGAAAAGCCGCCATTTTACTTGTTGGGTCGTTTGTCTTTCTAGGGTTCTGCTCTTCGAAACCTGCTTTAGCGCTACCCACTGCAACTGTAGTCTCCCAGGCAGAGTTAGAGGACGAGAAAATGTTCGAGAAGCTTCTGGAAAATGAGCCAGAGAACATGGAGGCTATGAAGGCTGTTGTGTATAAGAAGATGAGGAGAGGGAAAAATGAAGATGCTGTGAAATATGTTGAGAAGCTGATGAAATTAGAGCCTCATGAAGTTGAGTGGAAGCTTTTAGAAGCGCTTTGCTATGAAACAATGGGGGAATTGAGCAAAGCCAAGAGATTGTATAAGGAtattctcaaagaacaaccTCTTTTGATCAGAGCTTTGCAC GGTCTTGCTATGGTAATGCATAAGACTCATGACACCTCTGTCTTTGATATGCTCATTGAAGCTATGGAAGTTGCTCGACAAGGAAACCGAGTAACCGAGGAGAGAAACATACAAGTCTTGATTGGTCAAATGCATATTGTGGAG GGTCAATTTGAAGAAGGTCTAAAGATATTTCAACAGATGGTGAATGATAATCCTCGAGATTTTCGACCTTACCTTTGCCAG GGCATAGTGTATAGCTTAATGGATAAAAAAGAGGAAGCAGCACAACAGTTTGAGATCTATTGGAGTCTTGTACCTGGAGAATTCCCACAAAAGGGATTTCTCGACGATGTTGCCTTGGCTGCTCAAGCAAAATCCCGAGAACGGCTTCAAAACACATTCAAAGCTAAATTTACTCAGGGGAGATAA
- the CYP96A9 gene encoding cytochrome P450, family 96, subfamily A, polypeptide 9 (''cytochrome P450, family 96, subfamily A, polypeptide 9'' (CYP96A9); FUNCTIONS IN: electron carrier activity, monooxygenase activity, iron ion binding, oxygen binding, heme binding; INVOLVED IN: oxidation reduction; LOCATED IN: endomembrane system; EXPRESSED IN: 15 plant structures; EXPRESSED DURING: 8 growth stages; CONTAINS InterPro DOMAIN/s: Cytochrome P450 (InterPro:IPR001128), Cytochrome P450, conserved site (InterPro:IPR017972), Cytochrome P450, E-class, group I (InterPro:IPR002401); BEST Arabidopsis thaliana protein match is: cytochrome P450, family 96, subfamily A, polypeptide 10 (TAIR:AT4G39490.1); Has 26881 Blast hits to 26790 proteins in 1427 species: Archae - 44; Bacteria - 2309; Metazoa - 10094; Fungi - 5686; Plants - 7697; Viruses - 3; Other Eukaryotes - 1048 (source: NCBI BLink).) — protein sequence MALVSLLEISIAFFCFLIFRIFLISKKPHRSFLTNWPLLGMLPGLLTVLPRVYDFITEVLEDGNLNYLFIGPFLGGIDMLFTVDPANIHHIMSSNFANYPKGTEFKKLFDVLGDGIFNADSDLWKDLRKSSQSMMNHPDFQRFSLATSLSKLEKGLVPLLDHVAKEKLVVDLQDVFQRFTFDTTFVLATGYDPGCLSVEMPEIEFARALDDAEEAIFYRHFKPEVVWKMQRLIGVGAELKLKRAHAIFDRVCSKCIASKRDEISQGIDSSSSKDLLMSSINVDTTKYKLLNPSDDRFLRDTILSFMLAGRDTTGSALTWFFWLLCNNQEAMTKIRQEINTNLFPRNKTDDGSVSYDSDSFNPQEVKKLVYLHGAVCEALRLYPPVPFNHKSPAKPDVLPSGHKVKANSRILFCLYSLGRMKSVWGEDAMEFKPERWISESGRSVHEPSYKFLSFNAGPRTCLGKEVAMTQMKTVAVKIIQNYDINVVEGHKIKPAPSVILHMKHGLKVTVSKRCLS from the coding sequence ATGGCTTTGGTCAGCTTACTTGAAATCTCCattgctttcttttgtttccttatctTTCGAATTTTCCTGATCAGCAAGAAACCACACCGTTCATTTCTCACAAACTGGCCGCTCCTGGGCATGCTTCCGGGTTTACTTACCGTGCTCCCTCGAGTTTACGACTTTATAACCGAGGTTCTTGAGGACGGCAACTTAAACTATCTTTTCATAGGCCCTTTTTTAGGGGGCATCGACATGTTGTTCACCGTTGATCCTGCTAATATCCATCACATCATGAGCTCAAACTTTGCGAATTACCCGAAAGGAACCGAATTCAAGAAGTTATTTGACGTTTTGGGAGATGGGATTTTCAACGCGGATTCAGATTTGTGGAAGGATCTAAGGAAATCTTCTCAAAGCATGATGAATCATCCCGATTTTCAAAGGTTTTCATTAGCTACAAGCTTGAGTAAGCTAGAGAAAGGGCTTGTGCCACTTCTTGATCATGTTGCTAAAGAGAAACTCGTCGTGGACTTACAAGATGTTTTCCAAAGATTCACGTTTGACACTACCTTTGTTTTAGCAACCGGGTATGATCCAGGTTGTCTCTCGGTGGAAATGCCGGAAATCGAGTTTGCAAGAGCCTTAGACGATGCAGAGGAAGCTATTTTCTACAGACATTTCAAGCCGGAGGTGGTGTGGAAGATGCAAAGATTGATTGGGGTTGGAGCTGAGTTGAAGCTGAAAAGAGCTCACGCGATTTTCGATCGTGTTTGCTCTAAGTGCATAGCTTCTAAGAGAGATGAGATCAGCCAAGGgattgattcttcttcttctaaagaTTTGTTGATGTCTTCTATAAATGTTGACACGACTAAGTACAAGTTGTTGAATCCAAGTGATGACAGATTCCTTAGAGACACAATCTTGTCCTTCATGTTAGCTGGTAGAGACACAACAGGCTCAGCGCTCACTTGGTTCTTCTGGCTTCTATGCAATAACCAAGAAGCCATGACCAAGATTCGTCaagaaatcaacacaaatctATTTCCAAGAAACAAGACCGACGACGGTTCTGTTTCTTATGATTCTGATTCATTCAATCCCCAAGAGGTAAAGAAGTTGGTGTATTTACACGGCGCGGTTTGTGAAGCCCTCAGGCTCTATCCACCTGTTCCCTTTAACCACAAGTCTCCTGCTAAACCCGACGTGCTTCCAAGCGGCCACAAAGTCAAGGCCAATTCGAGGATTTTGTTCTGTCTTTACTCATTAGGGAGAATGAAATCGGTTTGGGGAGAAGATGCAATGGAATTTAAACCGGAGAGATGGATTTCTGAGAGTGGAAGATCGGTACATGAGCCATCTTATAAGTTCCTATCGTTTAACGCCGGTCCAAGAACTTGTTTGGGGAAAGAAGTGGCTATGACGCAAATGAAGACAGTGGCTGTGAAAATCATACAAAATTATGACATTAATGTCGTTGAAGGGCACAAGATCAAGCCAGCTCCTTCGGTTATTCTCCACATGAAGCATGGTCTTAAAGTCACTGTCTCTAAAAGATGTTTGTCTTGA